A genomic region of Metopolophium dirhodum isolate CAU chromosome 1, ASM1992520v1, whole genome shotgun sequence contains the following coding sequences:
- the LOC132933220 gene encoding uncharacterized protein LOC132933220, which translates to MSLIRSSEKLVTHSTKIKNSPSSRAMLTIANANVTSPGTFSEPNQGRKFQRICAYCKQDHAIYRCQTFSKLTVFKRREFVSSNKLCFSCMSPSHSVSACTSKYNCKTCGERHKTLLHLKSENKHSQPGPSSNHVIRTDQSDSIEPKTQFAGTSFTNNTVVLGTACVRIQDRCGNYHSVRVLLDSGSQISAITSKCANRIGLVRQKCCTEISGLGQNHVIPVKGRTECLFIPGQSMEPVISCKEVLVLPRITSFMPARPLPLSIRAQYQNLQLADQEFDRPARIDLLLGCDVFPYLIRPCSKIIHSDGLPSALDTYLGWVLLGTVVNSPSNDNLASSNSLSITLNPFLDTLLHQFWSVEEPATPSIPTTEDELCEKWFKQTVSRNASGRFCVALPFRDVIFAETGSQPVTTVSDLSSSHGLGSSRSMALKRLFNLEQRLSKDQALYDAYRSFMDEYLSLGHMKIATRPGKYFIPHHAVVKRDGDVSKLRVVFDASAKSSSGTSLNDSLCIGPKLQTEIGELLLTCRLYKFIFIADIVKMYRQMSVWDEDCIYQHILWRRSPDHEVQEFELLTVTYGLNSAPFLAIRVLHALDAVSEPQFPAAKGILKHHTYVDDILVGSNTEEELFSMKEDIVGLLKSAGCVIKKWSRNSEKIIDSVPLEDRTNCLSFDPKDEPSLKILGLHWDPHTDTFG; encoded by the coding sequence ATGTCCTTGATTAGGAGTTCGGAAAAATTGGTTACCCACTCAACAAAAATCAAGAACAGCCCAAGTTCTCGTGCGATGTTGACTATTGCTAACGCGAATGTTACGTCACCGGGTACCTTTTCCGAGCCTAATCAAGGACGAAAGTTTCAACGTATCTGTGCGTATTGCAAACAGGATCATGCCATTTATCGATGTCAAACTTTCTCGAAACTTACGGTATTCAAACGACGTGAATTTGTATCGTCAAATAAACTTTGCTTCTCATGCATGAGTCCCTCGCACTCGGTGTCAGCCTGCACGTCAAAGTATAACTGCAAGACTTGTGGTGAACGTCACAAGACCCTTCTGCATTTAAAATCTGAAAACAAGCATTCTCAGCCTGGTCCGTCGTCGAATCATGTGATCAGAACGGATCAGTCCGATTCCATCGAACCAAAAACTCAATTTGCCGGCACGTCTTTCACTAATAATACTGTCGTACTCGGGACGGCCTGTGTCCGTATTCAGGATCGCTGCGGTAACTATCATTCAGTGAGAGTATTATTAGACAGTGGATCACAGATATCTGCCATAACTTCTAAGTGTGCCAACCGTATCGGCTTGGTTCGTCAAAAATGTTGCACGGAGATATCAGGCCTAGGCCAGAATCATGTCATACCGGTCAAGGGTCGAACTGAATGCTTGTTCATTCCAGGTCAATCCATGGAACCAGTTATCAGTTGCAAGGAAGTGTTGGTCCTTCCACGAATTACATCATTCATGCCAGCCAGACCTTTACCATTAAGTATACGTGCGCAGTATCAAAACCTCCAACTCGCGGATCAGGAATTTGATAGACCTGCCCGGATCGACTTACTGCTTGGTTGTGATGTTTTTCCTTATTTAATTCGCCCTTGTTCGAAAATCATACATTCAGATGGCTTACCGTCAGCGTTAGATACATATCTTGGTTGGGTTTTACTTGGTACAGTGGTCAATTCTCCATCAAACGATAATTTGGCTTCATCCAATTCTTTATCGATCACGTTAAATCCATTTCTGGATACATTGCTGCACCAATTTTGGTCCGTCGAAGAGCCTGCAACGCCATCTATCCCTACCACAGAGGACGAACTTTGTGAAAAATGGTTTAAGCAGACTGTATCGCGGAACGCTTCGGGTAGGTTTTGCGTTGCATTACCCTTCCGAGACGTCATCTTTGCCGAGACAGGTTCACAACCTGTCACTACCGTCTCCGACTTGTCGTCCTCCCATGGGCTCGGTTCCTCACGATCGATGGCCCTCAAACGGTTATTTAATTTGGAACAACGACTGAGTAAAGACCAAGCTCTATACGATGCTTACCGGTCATTCATGGACGAATACTTGTCATTGGGCCATATGAAGATTGCGACACGACCAGGAAAGTATTTCATACCTCATCATGCGGTAGTGAAACGTGATGGTGATGTATCGAAGTTACGAGTGGTCTTCGACGCGTCGGCCAAATCATCCTCCGGTACTTCTCTTAACGATTCCTTGTGCATTGGACCAAAATTGCAAACGGAGATAGGTGAATTACTACTGACTTGCCGCTTATACAAATTCATCTTCATTGCCGACATAGTCAAGATGTATCGACAGATGTCTGTTTGGGATGAAGATTGTATTTATCAACACATTTTGTGGCGTCGGTCGCCCGATCATGAGGTACAAGAGTTCGAACTACTGACAGTTACCTACGGACTCAATTCAGCACCATTTCTTGCGATACGTGTGTTGCATGCCTTGGATGCTGTCTCCGAACCGCAATTTCCCGCTGCAAAGGGAATTCTTAAACACCACACATATGTGGACGACATACTTGTTGGCAGCAATACAGAGGAAGAGTTATTCAGCATGAAGGAAGATATCGTTGGTCTTCTTAAGTCCGCAGGTTGCGTGATCAAGAAGTGGAGTAGAaacagtgaaaaaataatagacaGCGTGCCTCTTGAGGACCGAACTAACTGCCTCTCATTCGACCCAAAGGATGAACCTTCGCTGAAAATTCTAGGTCTCCATTGGGACCCGCACACAGACACATTCGGTTAA
- the LOC132933072 gene encoding uncharacterized protein LOC132933072 produces MYDYHYNFMKKHYGPRLALMYTDTDSLIYHIKTTDFYADLAANHSLLDRMDTANLPHDHPCYIADRKKEPGVFSDEVDGNIITEFCALRAKSYAFNIYAGPEDEEKDEEDRVEGEKIKAKGVKRHVVKNHMTLEDHKKCLFGEEGLELYKENVSIRSFKHQLMTIKTKKLTYSSYDDKRVVLEDKIHTLAYGHYSIEEDDIWPELEEDGGKWGAEEKELMRELQCIA; encoded by the exons ATGTATGATTACCACTATAATTTTATGAAGAAACATTATGGTCCCAGATTAGCTCTAATGTATACTGAcacag ATTCTCTGATATATCACATAAAAACCACAGACTTTTATGCAGACTTGGCGGCCAACCATAGCTTGTTGGATAGGATGGACACCGCCAACCTGCCTCATGATCATCCATGCTACATAGCAGATAGAAAGAAAGAACCGGGTGTCTTTTCTGATGAGGTGGACGGCAACATCATTACAGAGTTTTGTGCGCTGAGGGCAAAATCATATGCCTTCAATATATATGCTGGACCGGAAGATGAGGAAAAAGATGAAGAAGACCGAGTAGAAGGAGAAAAGATTAAGGCGAAGGGGGTAAAACGACATGTGGTTAAAAACCACATGACTCTTGAGGACCATAAGAAGTGTTTGTTTGGGGAAGAAGGATTAGAGTTGTATAAGGAGAATGTTTCAATACGGTCATTCAAACATCAACTCATGACGATTAAGactaaaaaattaacatatagcAGCTACGATGACAAGAGGGTGGTGTTAGAGGACAAAATACACACACTGGCTTATGGACACTATAGTATAga AGAAGATGACATATGGCCAGAACTTGAGGAAGATGGAGGGAAATGGGGCGCTGAGGAAAAAGAATTGATGAGAGAGCTACAATGTATagcttaa
- the LOC132933221 gene encoding uncharacterized protein LOC132933221, with protein MDDTYLDVTAGYIDDCKITQIDYHSFLPYSTSALSNNDEVRIALHNTESYTLPCESYIYIEGTITKPAEITDEIRFINNGLAFLFSEMKYEINGNQIQKLVNPGISTTLKGYCSYNKTNISSHQNAAWDSDFKNVNKDFIDSGNFNGCINLKHLFGFCEDYKRILINCSQQLILNGASIDMNAIKQYKNNEAVVDAPKLKDAKINITKILWRMPIVRVSDREKIRLLKVVNSQKPLTCTFRSWELCEYPFLPQNTSHSWKVKTSNKLEKPRYVIIGFQTDRKNSTSKAMSYFDHCKIKNLKVHLNSEVFPYEDFQSDFNKNKMATLYRAYAEFQKSYYGHDDVTPLLNRLEFKNHSPIIVVDMSRQNDIVKMSTVDLRIELEADEAFPASTSAYCLILHD; from the coding sequence ATGGACGACACATATTTAGACGTGACGGCTGGTTACATCGACGattgtaaaataacacaaattgaTTATCATTCTTTTTTACCGTATTCAACATCGGCTCTTTCTAATAATGATGAGGTGCGTATTGCTTTACATAACACAGAGTCTTATACTTTACCGTGCGAGAGTTATATTTACATCGAGGGAACAATAACCAAACCTGCAGAAATAACTGACGAGATTAGATTTATAAACAACGGACTGGCATTTCTTTTCTCCgaaatgaaatatgaaataaacggaAATCAAATTCAGAAACTCGTCAATCCGGGTATATCGACCACATTAAAAGGATATTGTtcgtacaataaaacaaatatttcctcACACCAAAACGCTGCCTGGGatagtgattttaaaaatgttaataaagattttattgataGTGGTAATTTTAACGGATGTATTAATCTTAAacatttgtttggtttttgtgaAGATTATAAACgcattttaataaactgtagCCAGCAACTCATATTAAATGGAGCTTCGATTGATATGAATGCCATcaaacagtataaaaataatgaagctGTCGTAGACGCTCCTAAACTAAAAGAcgctaaaataaacataacaaaaatattgtggcGGATGCCTATAGTGAGAGTTAGCGATAGAGAAAAAATTCGACTGTTGAAAGTAGTCAACAGTCAAAAACCCCTGACATGTACGTTCAGATCGTGGGAACTGTGTGAATACCCATTTTTACCTCAAAACACTTCACATTCGTGGAAAGTAAAGACATCCAACAAGTTGGAAAAACCTCGATATGTTATAATCGGATTTCAAACTGATAGGAAAAATAGCACAAGTAAAGCAATGTCATACTtcgatcattgtaaaattaaaaacttgaaagtcCATTTAAACTCCGAAGTATTTCCATATGAAGATTTTCAAAGTGACTTTAACAAGAATAAGATGGCGACATTATACCGCGCGTATGCAGAGTTCCAAAAATCTTACTACGGTCACGACGATGTAACACCTCTATTGAACCGATTAGAATTCAAAAATCACTCTCCAATCATTGTTGTTGACATGAGCCGACAGAACGACATCGTGAAAATGTCAACTGTTGACCTCAGAATTGAACTAGAAGCTGATGAGGCGTTTCCAGCTTCCACTTCcgcatattgtttaatattacatgactaa